TGATTTCTGGGGCTATATCTGAGACAATTaagttttttcataaatgtgagGATGACccctttttattaattttggtgACCATGCAGGCTTACTGCATCTGTTCTAGGCTAGATGGGAGGATGATGCCATGGAAATGCAATTTTATTAACATTGCAATAGTGAATTTAATTTTCACAATGTTCTTTTGAATTATTCTCTTCATGattatacaattattatttcttgcaaGAAGATAATTTACATTCAAAACAAGTTATTGACAATTATAACATGATTTCATATTGAGTTAGTATAGTGAAATGATACAGCCACTTTCAACATGCTCGAAAGGTGTGTGTTGGTTGAGATTGATGTatacaaaatcaaattattaaaactaatacatacacattttatatattttttatatatgtacAAACAatgcaataaataaataatgatgtcTGAAATTGATTATTTCCATAGTACCTCTTATTCAGAAATCCAAAGGGTATTCTATGCAAAAATTGTGTGTTGAagtattgtattttgttatcTCAAATGATTGTGTACTGTAATTTTGTGAGTCAAATTTATATACTGTTGGATGCTAATATCCATGATGGTTTACTATTCTACATTATTCAGAATAATGCTATTAAATAGTACTAGAATTCACAATTTTGTGTGTATGTCTGTATTTAAATGGATGCtttatctttgatttttttggggggtataaAGGTCATATGGTAACCTTTTACCATCCAGGAGTAGTTTCcatgaaatacatgattttgattggctgttgagcattgTTGCCATACATGGTAGTTACTGTGGATGGAAAAATTACCTGTAGTTGACATTTTTATGCTGGTGGCCATATATTTCGATATGTCCAGGGAGGGGCAGTTCTTAAGCAGAAAGTGTACCCTTTCCTTCataggtttctttttttttatgaaacacagagaaacaaacaaattaagGTTCTTTTATTGGTTCAGATGCTcttcataaaaatgaatataaaacaaaagataaaacaCACATAAAGCATATACAGTGTTGGAGCTAGTATCTTTATTGATGCTTCTTGGAGAGCAGTACAGAATTTTATTTGCACTTGATATCACATCTTCTTGTGATTGTGTATCATGatcatgtataggcctacatcaagATGATAGCGGGGTTATAAATCAAGAACTTAGAAGATATTGACGGATTAAGTGTTCAAAGGTCTAAATGATATTGTTATCAATACCTTCAATTGTTCAGTTCTTAGTGATTATCAATTTTTCTGTCAAATCCAGACCAGGGTGTAGGCTTTCTTGTAAATAATGACTAGATTAGACATCTCATCTTATATTTTCAGTCTACTTAAAGCCACTCGATGTCCATAATGCAAAACACAATTCTATGTTATGGGTGGATAAACACTGCAATATCAAATGTTGCATCAAAATATTCCATGTGATTTAGAATATGATTATTTACCATGAGACAATaagtttcaatttatttcaatttaaatataatatacggtatatatatattctttaaatATAACATGTTGAACATAGATTGGTTACATAATTTCGCACACAGTATAATGAGACCGGGGAGAAAGTGATATatacattaatattttcatttaggGAAAAAGGGTGTATTACTCTCGCATTGTTGTACATTAATACAGCTTAATACAACATAGAAAATTGATGTGTATCCTATATCAGTTTAAAATCCGCTATACagtgtgtattaaaaaaaacgggacagttttgaaaagtatataaaaaatttgtttcaaattatatctatattttgatattaataGACGTTCGacatcttatctttgaaatgccatttaaaaaaataaattttgttcatgcttgagcgaacacgggacgtttttgttgtgggttcaaaaagaggcttgcgccaaaatggcagaatataagtaatatgatgatcagacttcttgctaatcagcagacttcctcttcaccttttcattatctttgccataattttcgaattatgctgtcaaattttatgtacaaatttatttatttacttgaattgttttgttttttcatttgaacttctttcacatttgaattttccttcataagtaagaaatgAAAACTTTTTGTCAACCTAAGCAggagatttgcattattaattgggagaacttataattattcaaatccgaAACAAATGATGTTttggtacctttaaaagacattaATCCATTTTCAAGGGCTTATTGATTCATTGGCCAAGTTTgattatgtgcttgacaggacaaacaggaaaggattcatgtttttcaatggcaatggtgtattgattCAACtatgaaggagctagatatggcagcctgggtaaaatgtattaaaaagttgtgagcgagcgaagcgagcaagcaaacaTTTCCACTATTTTATTGcaatatccaattttgtgatagattttgacataatattaaaaaattatatgatatttcactttctatctttcttttatttcctttccacttttttcttgacggtcatgactttttttattggggggggggggcatccctGAGCCCCTGCCCATCTGTATGGCACTGTttaaaaggcaccataacctttgtagcacacaatgaaaggattttaaaaaatacacgctctcccatacttcggttgaaaaaaaaatttgcttaaagaaggaatattcaaagctaaaagggAACATATTAAAAGTATTaaaacagaacaattcaagcaaatgaatagatttaaaaatacattttgatcatatttatcattttatgccattttggcgcaagcctcctttttaactccagacaaaaacattccgtgtttgctcaagcatgaacaaaactattttttaatggcatttgaaagataagacttgaGAGCatctattaaaggagaatgaaactcttggagcaagttagcttttgtgaaagcagaaaaatcaaagaataagatcaacaaaagtttgagtaaaataggactagcaatagaaaaattatgagcatttaaatgtcaagatcactaatgctatggagatcctcccattggcaatgcgaccaagatctatgatgtcacagatgaacaactctccccttttggacaatgaaaatataccccaaaatatctctttttgctcattctaatcatatgacaaacgattcatcaatgatataatgttgtgaaacctctgtacttgtcctctcataaagagaacagctcaccttgtgatagactctataaaagtgagaatataagtgaaataagtactaaagaaatgagggagttgtacgtgtgtgacatcacagatcttggtcgcattgccaatgggaggatctacatggcattagtgatctcaatattcaaatgctcataactttcttattattcattcaatcttcctcaaactttcaacaatatgtttttttgatttttctctttgatatggattcagctggtttcaagggtttcattctcctttaacatcaaaatatagacatcataatttgaaacaaaaattgtatagacttttcaaatctgtcccgtttctttttatacgcactgtagtttaGATGGACTTTGTATGTTTGATCAGAAGAACGTCCTGTCATGTGAATAAACACATTATATCATTTAAGCAAAGTGATTAgcttttcataattatatgaATACATGAACATCGTTATTGAAAAGTTGGCGTTATAGGCGGAATtgttcgtgttttttttttttcaaaatggctctttctaagcaaattggAGACGTTATCTCAGAAGAACTCGAATGCAGCATATGTCTTGATAGACTCAGGTCTCCTCGCATGTTAACATGTCTTCATAGTTTTTGTGAGCTTTGCCTAAAGGAATATGCTAACCAACATTTGGATGCTGGATCCCTTCATTGTCCTACATGTCGCGAAAGAACTGTCATTCCTAATGATGGGATCACCGGACTCAAACCAGACTTCCGCGCCAACAAACTTCTTGAGGCACTGAACAAGGGAGGAAAGGATTCAACAGCCGGAGAAAAGCAAAAACAATGTTCTTTGTGTAAATCTTCCAAACCTCGATTGTTCTGTGAGGACTGTGATTTAAAGATGTGCCAGGAGTGTGCAGCATTTCATCCTAACATACCGACTTGCCGCCACCATCAGGTAGTTCCTTTAACGGAACTCTCTAGTGGAATTGCTGTTCCAGGAACGAGGGACGTTATTCGCAAATGCTCTCGACATGATGAACGGTTAAAATTTTATTGCAAGACCTGCAAAAAGTGCATTTGTGCAGACTGCACTGTTCTTGATCACTCGAAAGTTGATGGCCATGAGTGCGTGTACTTGAGAGATATTATTCCAGAGCATCGGCGCGATATTGCTGATCTAGTCACAAAAGTTAATGTCAAGGGCAAAGATGTTGATTCTTTCCTTGTCAAGATAGGTGGTGTAAAGCAAGAACTAGATCAGAAAAGTAGAGAAATCGATCAAGCGATCGAGAATGAAGTTGCTAAAATCAAGGCATTCCTTCTCAAACAGAGCAAAACATACATAAATCAGAATCGAGGCCTCGTAGACGATATCGAACAgagaaacagatcaatgaagAAAGATGTAGAGGATGTTTCAATGGAACTTCATCAGGTCTCCTCATCGAAGGACGACTTTGAGGTGGCTGAAAAGCAACACGGACTGGTGCAGTCGGTTCAAAGGCTTACAAGTGTTGAATCTGACGCTTTCACACTTGACAGCATTAAAATGAATTACGAGACACTGAGACTGAACTGTGTTCAAAGTTGTTCTACTCATCATCAATCGCTAAATCTTGTAAAGCAAGAGCGAATTTTCAAGCAACAGAATGTGCCGCATGCAAAAAGCTATTTGACAGTAGGTAAGGTACAGAATGGTTCCTTAAGTGTTATATGTGCAGCACAAGATGGGCGTGTATTTTGTCATGAAGTCCCGAAGATGTCGCGAGTAGACCCTACTGCCGGCCGTCATGCCCGTCATGGCGTTTCTTTCGGCAACAATCGTCTTCGCTATTCAGCGAAAAACCCTTCATGTCCATATGGTATTCTACCAAATGGACAAATATGCTCTGTTATAGGAAACGAACTATGGAAAGGGTCTTCACCTTTACTACTTCAACAGAAGGAATACCGCAAACTCAAAGCTGACATCTGTCAAGAATTCTGTCTGACTGTCAACATGAACGGATACATTTACATTGTCAGTGAAGGTTTGGACAACTTGCTTGAAATAGCACCGGATAATACTGTCTTGACAAGCAAAACCATTGGTAACATTGTTCCTTTGGCGATCACTACCCGCAATACAAGCCCGTGTGAAACCTTCCTCATTGCCTGCAAACCATCTTCAGTATATCTCATCGACAGTGAACAGAATGTTAAATGCATCTTCAGTGACAGAGGAGTTGTCTGGGAAAGTGCGGCATTAGCATGCGAACATGAGGGACGAATATTCCTCCTTTCAAGTCAAGAATCCAAAATTTCTCTCCGAATTTTGGACAAGGAAGGGAATCTTCAAGAAACTATTTTCAGGAATAGAG
This genomic interval from Lytechinus pictus isolate F3 Inbred chromosome 3, Lp3.0, whole genome shotgun sequence contains the following:
- the LOC135153589 gene encoding uncharacterized protein LOC135153589 — its product is MALSKQIGDVISEELECSICLDRLRSPRMLTCLHSFCELCLKEYANQHLDAGSLHCPTCRERTVIPNDGITGLKPDFRANKLLEALNKGGKDSTAGEKQKQCSLCKSSKPRLFCEDCDLKMCQECAAFHPNIPTCRHHQVVPLTELSSGIAVPGTRDVIRKCSRHDERLKFYCKTCKKCICADCTVLDHSKVDGHECVYLRDIIPEHRRDIADLVTKVNVKGKDVDSFLVKIGGVKQELDQKSREIDQAIENEVAKIKAFLLKQSKTYINQNRGLVDDIEQRNRSMKKDVEDVSMELHQVSSSKDDFEVAEKQHGLVQSVQRLTSVESDAFTLDSIKMNYETLRLNCVQSCSTHHQSLNLVKQERIFKQQNVPHAKSYLTVGKVQNGSLSVICAAQDGRVFCHEVPKMSRVDPTAGRHARHGVSFGNNRLRYSAKNPSCPYGILPNGQICSVIGNELWKGSSPLLLQQKEYRKLKADICQEFCLTVNMNGYIYIVSEGLDNLLEIAPDNTVLTSKTIGNIVPLAITTRNTSPCETFLIACKPSSVYLIDSEQNVKCIFSDRGVVWESAALACEHEGRIFLLSSQESKISLRILDKEGNLQETIFRNRESKDPPNLPQTTTGLNTIFITEFSFSTAPSTPMHGRRTCMLGGPTACTVSPDFSKPQHETATASTSNFRFGSTSQSSQSTHQRTRLSITVESNGDICVVLGKNELILITLDESDIFKD